A window of Carassius auratus strain Wakin unplaced genomic scaffold, ASM336829v1 scaf_tig00216339, whole genome shotgun sequence contains these coding sequences:
- the LOC113097640 gene encoding uncharacterized protein LOC113097640, with protein sequence MSDRRKKYKSFLEDDYIHKKKNPRRNKYKIFLEDDEEEPHRSTSVRRNREGDVASLSPQTHTENRVDAESEEDTQLLCREEAARQLTEPDDISGGDIEDEEQNTHWLSNEEQSSSNLEDGNIRTTTCVIDGDQPLYPGAKLSKGESLTALLGYMLRHHVTKAGSQDLLHLLQMLLPENSLPSTNYLFKRTFDTASWQLHHYCLNPDCGAYIGILDVESVLCPMCDTECKVSEHLSKGYYFMYTPLRDEIKNLFENHKLNEKLSQTNNSDCIQDISDGTLYKRIPMLTEQGNISLTWNTDGVPVFNSSSYSMWPIQCTINEVPPSERKNFVLVPALWFGQTKPKMESFLKPFIEECRSLESEGVVWHNTLTKTYECSKVAAILCSVDSVARAPVQNINQFNGAHGCNFCTHSGERVEKGDGFTRVYPLSVPIPSLRTHEGMIHDAELASVNNPVNGVKGPSLLTTLQCFDMAESFVPDYLHSVLLGVVRQITGLWFDNKVPEVNVKNPCVLKEIDKRLKSVRPPSEITRLPRSVKERQKWKGSEWRTFLLISPFILMGLIPTQYFHHWMLLAFAVYLLTSSHISHVNIDKAHMALCEFVLLTESLYGKQEVSYNIHLLTHLA encoded by the exons ATGTCCGACAGgcgaaaaaaatacaaatcttttttaGAAGATGACTAtattcacaagaaaaaaaatcccagaagaaacaagtataaaatatttctggaagatgatgaagaagaaccCCACAGAAGCACAAGTGTGCGGAGAAATAGGGAAGGTGATGTTGCAAGCCTGTCACCTCAG acacacacagagaaccgAGTTGATGCTGAGTCTGAGGAAGACACACAACTGCTCTGCAGAGAAGAGGCAGCTAGGCAACTCACTGag CCAGATGACATATCAGGTGGTGATATAGAAGACGAAGAGCAAAACACACATTGGTTGAGCAATGAAGAG CAAAGCAGTTCCAATCTTGAGGATGGAAATATCAGAACCACCACTTGTGTCATTGATGGAGACCAGCCTTTGTATCCTGGAGCCAAACTTTCAAAAGGGGAAAGTCTAACTGCACTTCTGGGCTACATGCTACGCCACCATGTGACCAAAGCAGGAAGTCAAGATTTACTGCATCTGTTGCAGATGCTTCTCCCTGAAAATAGTTTACCCTCCACCAACTACCTGTTCAAGCGTACTTTTGACACAGCCAGCTGGCAGTTACATCACTATTGTCTGAATCCTGACTGTGGGGCTTACATTGGCATATTAGATGTCGAAAGTGTACTATGTCCAATGTGTGATACAGAATGCAAAGTATCAGAACATCTGAGTAAAGGCTATTATTTTATGTACACCCCCTTGAGAGATgaaattaaaaatctttttgaaaatcacaaactaaatgaaaaactATCACAGACAAACAACTCTGATTGCATCCAAGATATCAGTGATGGTACACTGTATAAGAGAATTCCAATGCTGACAGAGCAGGGAAATATATCTTTGACATGGAATACAGATGGTGTCCCAGTGTTTAACTCTTCAAGCTATTCAATGTGGCCAATTCAGTGTACCATAaatgaagtccctccttctgaaCGAAAAAACTTTGTGTTGGTGCCTGCACTCTGGTTTGGGCAAACCAAGCCAAAAATGGAAAGCTTTCTTAAACCATTCATTGAAGAGTGCAGATCTTTAGAATCTGAGGGTGTTGTGTGGCACAACACTTTGACAAAAACTTACGAATGTTCAAAAGTTGCTGCAATTCTATGCAGTGTTGACTCTGTTGCAAGGGCTCCAGTGCAGAATATCAACCAGTTTAATGGGGCACATGGCTGTAATTTTTGCACTCATTCTGGAGAGAGAGTGGAAAAGGGTGATGGGTTTACCAGGGTCTACCCACTCTCAGTACCCATTCCAAGTCTGAGAACACATGAAGGCATGATCCATGATGCAGAACTGGCCTCTGTAAATAACCCAGTCAATGGTGTTAAAGGACCAAGTCTTTTAACCACATTACAGTGTTTTGACATGGCAGAAAGTTTTGTTCCAGACTATTTACATAGTGTACTTCTTGGAGTAGTGCGGCAAATAACAGGCTTGTGGTTTGACAACAAAGTGCCAGAAGTAAACGTCAAAAATCCATGTGTCTTGAAAGAGATAGACAAACGTTTGAAATCAGTCAGGCCACCTAGCGAGATAACCCGTCTGCCACGATCTGTAAAAGAACGGCAAAAATGGAAAGGAAGTGAGTGGAGAACATTTCTTTTAATCTCTCCATTTATACTGATGGGTTTAATCCCGACACAGTATTTCCACCACTGGATGCTACTAGCCTTTGCAGTTTATCTGCTAACTAGTTCACATATTTCACATGTGAACATCGACAAGGCTCATATGGCTCTTTGTGAGTTTGTACTTCTAACCGAGTCTCTGTATGGAAAGCAAGAAGTGTCTTACAACATTCATCTCCTCACCCACTTAGCTTAG
- the LOC113097641 gene encoding uncharacterized protein LOC113097641 yields the protein MSKLSVSVLRSLRMDIKYVLVDFFTDNTVHICELSQIKHKNMSKLHPEAIHKWNKDEEAYVYWKKTSSGELQRWPCRVIQFSGERQPLIDLRKKIENGCDFDSLPLFATEETLGKGRREKVKRSSTDVGETSFLDLENAPVTKKKKNTKNIIQQKIMAAVKQSCTQINEPRPAVGVLKDSSVPSPLSPQPCKRSDMAEEIKEFKNEIKELKEDLKYERRFRIKAERELREWKEMHAVVQELKGTVGEIKMCISKHKPDTLQTSSSQNICSQTQEPCSAQGSKQVVDYINLGEGVRIKRSQFDRINTQDFKKFTSELFLVTFGRETLATHSLNGRKAPNAETSKEALPAHTVSVLIDYIQKKFSVSSSDVKAVIRTKLNNEDKLFKKRNLPE from the exons ATGAGCAAACTGTCAGTCAGCGTCCTACGTTCGCTCAGGATGGACATAAAATACGTTTTGGTAGATTTTTTCACAGACAACACCGTTCATATATGTGAACtttcacaaataaaacacaaaaatatgtcaAAACTACACCCCGAGGCCATTCACAAGTGGAACAAAGATGAGGAAGCATATGTTTACTGGAAGAAAACTTCGTCAGGCGAGCTGCAGCGTTGGCCTTGTCGAGTCATCCAGTTTAGTG gagagcgtcagcCCTTAATTgacttgagaaaaaaaattgaaaatggcTGTGACTTTGACAGTTTACCCCTCTTTGCAACAGAGGAAACATTAGGAAAGGGTAGAAGAGAGAAAGTAAAAAGGTCCTCAACAGATGTTGGCGAGACTTCATTTCTGGACCTg GAAAATGCACCGgtaaccaaaaaaaagaaaaataccaaAAACATCATTCAACAGAAGATTATGGCTGCGGTGAAACAAAGCTGCACTCAAATAAAT GAACCAAGACCTGCCGTGGGAGTGCTGAAGGATTCAAGTGTACCAAGTCCTTTGTCTCCTCAGCCATGTAAGAGGTCAGACATGGCTGAAGAGATCAAagagtttaaaaatgaaattaaagagCTTAAAGAAGATTTAAAATATGAGCGTCGCTTCAGGATAAAAGCAGAGAGAGAGCTGAGGGAGTGGAAAG AAATGCATGCTGTTGTGCAGGAGCTTAAAGGCACAGTAGGAGAAATAAAGATGTGCATTTCAAAGCACAAGCCTGACACTCTGCAGACCTCATCTTCTCAAAACATCTGTTCTCAAACTCAAGAACCATGCTCTGCTCAAGGAAGTAAGCAG GTAGTCGATTACATCAATTTGGGGGAGGGGGTGCGGATCAAGAGAAGCCAGTTTGATAGGATCAACAcccaagattttaaaaaatttacCAGCGAGCTTTTCCTTGTAACCTTTGGGCGAGAAACTCTTGCCACTCACTCTCTAAATGGAAGAAAGGCACCCAATGCAGAGACCAGCAAGGAGGCACTTCCAGCTCACACAGTGTCCGTCTTAATAG actATATCCAAAAGAAATTCAGTGTGTCTTCATCTGATGTAAAGGCAGTCATAAGAACCAAGCTTAACAACGAGGACAAGCTATTCAAAAAACGAAACCTTCCTGAGTAA